A single genomic interval of Koleobacter methoxysyntrophicus harbors:
- a CDS encoding sodium-dependent transporter, whose product MNSNDNITFASRFGFICAAIGMAVGTGNIWRFPRVAAANGGGAFLVALTVAIFVWAIPLLMAEMVIARKTRLGTVGAIRDFMGRKFTWIGAWLGFAGLAIMFYYSVVMGWTVKYFTLSLTGTLTRGDVDTVAIWNTFTTTPSQTIFFHFVSMLIGAVVIYKGVTEGIEKVTKVMVPALFILLTITAIRAITLPGAIEGIKYLFTPNLEHLASGKTWLEAFTQAAWSTGAGWALLMTYAVYTKKEEDIGVNCFLVGFGDTLAALIAGMAVLPTIFALAPTVEYAHEALGAGNTGLTFIYLTALFSKMPGGAIIAPIFFLAMAFAALSSLLSMIEVGVLNLQDAGWERGKATLFVCGFGFLLGVPSAYSLNFLDNQDWVWGVALLISGLLVSIAIMKYGVEKARMEEINHKWSDMYIGRWWSICIQLFPLMFAVVFGWWVWQSIGWYPDSWWNPLEVFSPGTMFVQWAIAIAIFIGLNNWLADWIKKGNAPGGIQHTISGDTTIKEGK is encoded by the coding sequence ATGAACAGTAATGACAACATAACCTTTGCCTCGCGATTCGGATTTATATGTGCGGCTATAGGGATGGCTGTTGGTACAGGGAATATCTGGCGTTTTCCCCGCGTTGCTGCCGCAAACGGCGGTGGGGCTTTTCTGGTAGCATTAACCGTTGCTATCTTTGTGTGGGCAATCCCTCTGCTGATGGCAGAAATGGTTATCGCCAGGAAGACGAGGCTGGGGACTGTAGGAGCAATCAGGGATTTTATGGGTAGAAAATTCACCTGGATCGGCGCCTGGCTGGGGTTTGCCGGCTTAGCAATAATGTTTTATTATTCCGTAGTAATGGGATGGACTGTTAAATATTTTACTCTTTCATTAACAGGCACACTTACCAGGGGAGATGTGGATACTGTAGCCATATGGAACACATTTACCACTACACCATCGCAGACAATATTCTTCCACTTTGTTTCTATGCTGATAGGGGCCGTTGTTATTTATAAAGGGGTAACTGAAGGCATAGAAAAGGTAACTAAAGTGATGGTTCCTGCCCTGTTCATACTTTTGACTATAACGGCAATAAGGGCAATAACCCTTCCCGGGGCTATAGAAGGGATTAAGTACTTATTTACGCCTAATCTTGAGCATCTGGCCAGCGGAAAGACATGGCTTGAAGCCTTTACCCAGGCGGCATGGTCAACAGGAGCAGGTTGGGCACTCCTTATGACCTATGCCGTATATACCAAGAAAGAGGAAGATATCGGCGTTAACTGCTTCCTTGTGGGTTTTGGTGATACCCTGGCTGCATTGATTGCGGGTATGGCCGTTCTTCCTACCATATTTGCCCTTGCACCGACAGTTGAATATGCCCACGAAGCCCTTGGGGCAGGCAATACGGGTTTAACCTTTATTTATCTGACCGCCCTGTTTAGCAAGATGCCCGGTGGGGCTATTATAGCACCTATATTTTTCTTGGCAATGGCTTTTGCAGCCCTGTCATCCCTCCTGTCCATGATAGAAGTAGGTGTGCTGAACCTCCAGGATGCCGGATGGGAGAGGGGCAAAGCAACTCTGTTTGTATGCGGTTTTGGATTCCTCCTCGGAGTCCCGTCAGCTTACAGCCTGAATTTCCTGGATAACCAGGACTGGGTCTGGGGGGTAGCACTGCTGATAAGCGGTCTGCTGGTTTCCATCGCTATTATGAAATACGGTGTGGAAAAGGCAAGGATGGAGGAAATAAACCACAAGTGGAGCGATATGTATATTGGCAGATGGTGGTCTATATGCATCCAGCTGTTCCCCTTGATGTTTGCCGTAGTATTCGGATGGTGGGTATGGCAGTCCATCGGCTGGTATCCCGATTCGTGGTGGAATCCTCTGGAGGTATTCAGTCCGGGGACCATGTTTGTCCAGTGGGCTATTGCAATAGCAATATTCATAGGCCTCAACAACTGGCTTGCTGACTGGATAAAGAAAGGAAATGCACCGGGCGGGATTCAGCATACCATCTCCGGTGATACCACCATAAAGGAGGGCAAATAA
- a CDS encoding (2Fe-2S)-binding protein, producing MRIKEHPILTFEKGKRVEFTFDGKKMWGYEGEPIAAALHANGVRVLRRSAEKHRPRGFYCAIGNCSSCLMTVDGEPNVRVCIEKLKEGMKIETQKGKGDLREKN from the coding sequence GTGCGAATAAAAGAACACCCTATTTTAACTTTTGAAAAAGGCAAAAGGGTAGAATTCACCTTTGACGGCAAAAAGATGTGGGGATACGAAGGAGAACCCATAGCTGCTGCCCTTCACGCTAACGGAGTAAGGGTCTTGAGAAGGAGCGCAGAAAAACACAGGCCCAGGGGTTTCTACTGTGCCATCGGTAACTGCTCATCATGCCTTATGACAGTAGACGGTGAGCCCAATGTAAGGGTATGCATCGAGAAGCTTAAAGAAGGGATGAAAATAGAAACACAGAAGGGGAAAGGTGATTTACGTGAAAAAAACTGA
- a CDS encoding NAD(P)/FAD-dependent oxidoreductase: MKKTEIAVIGGGPAGLSAAISASLMGAKVTLLDRNSRVGGQLVKQTHMFFGSQKQYASIRGIDIAGILEKQLDSEKVEVILDAAVLGYYREDGVIAYEKDERFKLLKPERVIVATGASEKVLAFPNNDLPGIYGAGAVQTLMNEHGVVPGERVLMVGAGNIGLIVSYQLIQAGVKVEAIIDAAPAIGGYWVHASKVRRLGVPIYTSCTVKEAHGTETLEGVTLIDLDEKWEPIPGSERDIKVDVMCISVGLTPMAELLWQAGCKMKYVPQLGGHVPLRNEDMRTTVESVYVAGDVAGVEEASSAMVEGMLAGLCAAKSLGYDNGTFHDMRQDALNQLKNLRSGPVGEKIRQGLAQLAG, from the coding sequence GTGAAAAAAACTGAGATAGCCGTTATAGGCGGGGGACCGGCCGGCTTGTCGGCTGCCATAAGCGCAAGCTTGATGGGGGCAAAAGTAACCCTTTTAGACAGAAATTCAAGAGTGGGTGGGCAGCTGGTAAAACAGACCCACATGTTTTTCGGCTCACAGAAGCAGTATGCCTCAATCAGGGGAATAGATATAGCCGGAATCCTCGAAAAGCAATTGGACTCCGAGAAAGTTGAGGTTATTCTGGATGCGGCGGTTTTGGGATATTACAGAGAAGATGGGGTTATAGCCTATGAAAAGGACGAAAGGTTCAAATTGTTAAAACCCGAGCGGGTTATCGTGGCTACGGGGGCTTCCGAAAAGGTCCTGGCCTTTCCAAACAACGACCTGCCGGGGATATACGGGGCAGGTGCCGTTCAAACCCTTATGAATGAGCACGGAGTAGTTCCCGGAGAAAGGGTGCTTATGGTAGGGGCAGGTAATATAGGGTTAATTGTAAGCTACCAGCTTATTCAGGCAGGGGTTAAGGTAGAAGCCATAATAGATGCAGCGCCGGCTATAGGTGGTTACTGGGTCCATGCCTCAAAGGTAAGGCGTCTCGGAGTTCCCATTTATACCTCCTGTACCGTAAAAGAAGCCCATGGTACCGAGACCCTGGAAGGGGTTACACTTATCGACCTGGATGAAAAATGGGAACCTATCCCCGGTTCAGAGAGGGATATAAAAGTAGATGTGATGTGCATATCCGTAGGTCTTACCCCTATGGCAGAGCTTTTATGGCAGGCGGGATGCAAAATGAAGTATGTTCCCCAGCTGGGGGGCCATGTCCCGCTTAGGAACGAAGATATGAGGACAACCGTTGAATCCGTCTATGTTGCCGGGGATGTGGCAGGTGTAGAGGAAGCCAGCAGTGCAATGGTAGAAGGGATGCTGGCCGGGCTCTGTGCTGCAAAGAGCCTAGGCTACGATAACGGAACCTTTCATGACATGAGGCAGGATGCCTTAAACCAGCTGAAAAACCTGCGTTCAGGGCCCGTAGGAGAAAAGATAAGACAGGGTTTGGCCCAGTTAGCAGGATGA
- a CDS encoding 4Fe-4S binding protein, which yields MIYKTGVPTEEDLQKVAPSAERLAKGPVAVIECFQKIPCNPCYTACKKGAIKEFRDINDLPEIDHDLCNGCGLCVSKCPGLAIFIIDETYSEKEALVKLPYEFVPLPKEGDTVKALNREGRVVGEARVVKIQNGKYEDRTPVISVAVPKELSMVVRNIG from the coding sequence ATGATTTACAAAACGGGAGTACCAACAGAAGAAGATTTACAAAAAGTGGCGCCTTCCGCAGAGAGGCTGGCGAAAGGCCCCGTTGCCGTAATAGAATGCTTTCAAAAGATACCCTGCAACCCGTGCTACACAGCATGTAAGAAGGGTGCTATCAAAGAATTCAGGGACATAAATGACCTTCCCGAAATCGACCATGACCTCTGCAACGGATGCGGGCTGTGTGTAAGCAAATGCCCGGGTCTTGCTATATTTATAATAGATGAAACCTATTCCGAAAAAGAGGCCCTTGTAAAACTCCCCTACGAATTTGTGCCCCTTCCCAAAGAAGGCGACACGGTAAAGGCTTTAAACAGGGAAGGCCGTGTAGTTGGAGAAGCAAGGGTTGTAAAAATTCAGAACGGTAAATATGAAGACAGGACCCCGGTAATTTCCGTAGCCGTGCCTAAGGAGCTGTCAATGGTGGTAAGAAATATCGGATAG
- a CDS encoding (2Fe-2S)-binding protein, whose amino-acid sequence MEDKTIVCRCEDITLEEIRRLIKKGYMTIDEIKRISRCGMGPCQGRTCTQILLRELAAATGQDIRDIKMPTFRPPTRNVKMGILAGGDPDEE is encoded by the coding sequence ATGGAAGATAAAACAATAGTCTGCCGCTGTGAGGACATTACCCTGGAAGAGATAAGGCGGCTGATTAAGAAGGGGTATATGACAATAGATGAGATAAAAAGGATAAGCAGATGTGGAATGGGTCCCTGTCAGGGGAGGACCTGCACGCAGATTCTATTAAGGGAATTAGCCGCTGCTACCGGGCAGGATATCAGGGATATTAAAATGCCTACCTTCAGACCTCCCACAAGAAATGTGAAAATGGGGATTCTGGCAGGGGGTGATCCGGATGAAGAGTAG
- a CDS encoding NAD(P)/FAD-dependent oxidoreductase: MKSSAEVVIIGGGISGCATAYNLARMGCKDVVLIEKGHLASGSTGRCGAGVRSQWGLEMNCKIAKASCEILENLNEILEYDGDIEFKQGGYLLLATTEAEVEQFKKNVQLQNSLGIESRLISVEEALEIVPHLNPEGILACAFHQKDGHANPFHTTQAYADAARRLGVEIYTYTEVTGIRVKKGRIVGVITDKGEIATNKVLNAAGGWAKKIGEMAGVDLPLKPERHQILVTEPVEPIQGPMVMSFSLNIYCQQTPHGSFIMGYGDPNEKPGINQTSTWDFLIEMSRKATQILPILSNIRVVRQWAGLYTMTPDAAPIYGSAEGVEGMYLAVGFSGHGFMVGPMTGVLMAEYILGKETSLPIDKLDMGRFKRGELIQEPSVV, from the coding sequence ATGAAGAGTAGTGCTGAAGTAGTAATCATCGGTGGAGGAATTTCCGGGTGTGCCACGGCCTATAACCTGGCCAGAATGGGCTGTAAGGATGTGGTCTTAATCGAAAAAGGCCATCTGGCCAGCGGTTCTACGGGGAGATGCGGCGCTGGGGTCAGGTCGCAATGGGGGCTTGAGATGAACTGCAAAATTGCAAAGGCCTCCTGTGAAATCCTTGAAAATCTCAATGAAATCCTTGAATATGACGGCGATATAGAATTTAAACAGGGGGGCTACCTCCTGCTGGCAACAACGGAAGCTGAAGTGGAACAGTTTAAAAAGAATGTGCAGCTCCAGAACAGTTTGGGTATCGAATCCCGCCTTATAAGTGTTGAGGAAGCCCTTGAAATAGTACCCCACTTAAACCCTGAGGGCATCCTGGCCTGTGCGTTTCACCAAAAGGACGGTCACGCAAATCCCTTCCATACCACCCAGGCATATGCCGATGCCGCCAGGAGATTGGGTGTTGAGATCTATACGTATACGGAAGTTACGGGAATCAGGGTTAAAAAGGGGAGAATCGTCGGCGTTATTACGGATAAAGGGGAGATAGCAACCAACAAGGTCCTCAATGCAGCCGGGGGCTGGGCTAAAAAAATAGGTGAAATGGCAGGAGTTGACCTTCCCCTCAAACCGGAACGCCACCAGATACTGGTGACGGAGCCTGTTGAACCCATTCAGGGGCCTATGGTTATGTCCTTTTCCCTGAATATATACTGCCAGCAGACCCCTCACGGAAGCTTCATAATGGGCTACGGTGACCCTAACGAAAAACCGGGAATAAATCAAACATCTACATGGGACTTCCTAATAGAAATGTCTCGCAAGGCAACGCAGATTCTGCCCATTCTTTCCAATATAAGGGTCGTACGGCAGTGGGCAGGGCTGTATACCATGACGCCCGATGCGGCGCCGATATACGGTTCTGCAGAAGGTGTAGAAGGGATGTATCTGGCAGTAGGGTTCAGCGGTCACGGGTTTATGGTCGGGCCCATGACAGGTGTGCTGATGGCCGAATATATTCTAGGCAAAGAAACATCCCTCCCTATCGATAAGCTGGATATGGGCAGGTTTAAGAGAGGGGAATTGATTCAGGAACCTTCAGTTGTATAG
- a CDS encoding YkoF family thiamine/hydroxymethylpyrimidine-binding protein, with product MEKTAVMSCQLAFYPLETKNINDAVNQVLSIIDTAPVQSETTPLNTLIFGELENIVKLLEKIASVMDKRGIKFAMQVSLSNHCGCKG from the coding sequence ATGGAAAAAACCGCTGTAATGTCATGTCAGCTAGCCTTCTATCCATTGGAAACAAAAAACATTAATGATGCAGTAAATCAGGTTTTATCAATAATCGATACGGCCCCTGTGCAATCCGAAACTACCCCGTTAAATACCCTAATATTCGGCGAATTAGAAAACATCGTTAAACTGTTAGAAAAAATTGCCTCCGTTATGGACAAGCGAGGGATTAAATTTGCCATGCAGGTCAGCCTCTCCAATCATTGCGGCTGTAAAGGGTAA
- a CDS encoding class I SAM-dependent methyltransferase, translating into MSFFNSIAETYDSWYKTPLGRFVDEVETHLAFKFFKPEKGMKILDVGCGTGNFSIKLARMGACVTGIDISNKMLLIAREKVKDMGLDIVFERMDVYDIAFPDNYFDGVFSMAAFEFIKQPQRAFKEMMRVLKPGGRLLIGTIHKDSTWGTLYEKQAQQDPDSIFRFADFKTLEDLENLDRKNLLKSGQCLFIPPDASPEGLNWKEEERLSKTEKGGFIIALWKKPL; encoded by the coding sequence ATGTCATTTTTCAACAGTATAGCCGAGACTTATGATAGCTGGTATAAAACCCCTCTGGGGCGTTTTGTTGATGAAGTTGAAACCCATCTTGCTTTTAAGTTTTTCAAACCTGAAAAGGGCATGAAAATCCTCGATGTAGGCTGTGGAACCGGTAATTTTAGCATCAAATTGGCCCGGATGGGTGCCTGTGTGACCGGAATCGATATTTCCAATAAAATGCTGTTAATTGCCAGAGAAAAGGTTAAAGACATGGGTTTAGACATTGTATTTGAAAGAATGGATGTATATGATATTGCATTTCCCGACAACTACTTCGATGGTGTCTTTTCAATGGCCGCCTTCGAATTTATAAAACAGCCCCAACGGGCCTTTAAAGAGATGATGAGGGTTTTGAAACCCGGCGGCAGGCTGTTAATAGGAACAATTCACAAAGACAGCACCTGGGGAACCCTTTATGAAAAACAGGCACAGCAGGACCCGGATTCCATTTTTAGATTCGCCGATTTTAAAACTTTAGAAGATTTAGAAAATCTAGACCGTAAAAACCTTCTTAAAAGCGGTCAGTGTCTTTTCATTCCCCCGGATGCTTCTCCCGAAGGTTTAAACTGGAAAGAAGAAGAACGCCTATCCAAAACAGAAAAAGGGGGGTTTATTATAGCATTATGGAAAAAACCGCTGTAA
- a CDS encoding ABC transporter ATP-binding protein, whose amino-acid sequence MKKIEIIGVRKFFEDMEVLRCISLVVEENQFVSILGPSGCGKSTLFEVISGLQVPDEGQIFIDGKDFKGKTGRVSYMHQKDLLLPWKTILDNVCIPLVLKGMSLTTARQKAKGYFKAFGLEGFENAYPVQLSGGMRQRAALLRTYLFATDIMLLDEPFGALDAITRSKMHLWLMNIFDQYNPSILFITHDIDEAIFLSDKIYVFSERPATVKRVIDVPIPRPRSKKTLTCKEFQVIKEDILNLL is encoded by the coding sequence TTGAAAAAGATTGAAATAATAGGTGTGAGGAAATTTTTCGAGGATATGGAAGTCTTAAGGTGTATTTCTCTGGTTGTAGAAGAAAATCAATTTGTCAGCATACTTGGGCCCAGCGGTTGTGGAAAGAGCACCCTTTTCGAGGTCATTTCGGGGCTGCAAGTCCCCGATGAAGGGCAGATTTTTATTGACGGAAAGGATTTTAAGGGCAAAACAGGCAGGGTCAGCTACATGCACCAAAAGGACCTGCTCCTCCCGTGGAAGACTATCCTCGACAATGTGTGTATACCCCTTGTGCTGAAAGGGATGTCTCTGACCACTGCCCGCCAGAAGGCCAAAGGTTATTTTAAAGCCTTTGGCCTTGAAGGCTTTGAAAATGCATACCCTGTTCAGCTCTCCGGCGGAATGCGTCAGCGGGCTGCATTATTAAGGACCTATCTTTTCGCAACGGACATCATGCTGCTGGATGAACCCTTCGGTGCCCTTGATGCCATCACAAGGAGCAAGATGCACCTATGGCTTATGAATATATTTGATCAATACAATCCATCCATCCTGTTCATAACCCATGACATCGATGAAGCTATTTTTTTATCGGATAAGATATATGTGTTTTCAGAACGCCCCGCTACGGTAAAAAGGGTTATCGATGTGCCCATTCCACGGCCCAGGTCCAAAAAAACCCTTACCTGTAAAGAATTCCAGGTTATTAAAGAGGATATTTTAAACCTGTTATAA
- a CDS encoding ABC transporter substrate-binding protein: protein MKKGIILITIMSVVFALLTGCNSVSEQTAETELEKVTVLLDWVPNTNHTGLYVAKAKGFFKEQGLEVEIIQPSEGGTAQLIAAGQGDFGISYQEEVTNARAMDIPVVAVAAIIQHNTSGFAAPVEKGIKTPKDFAGKKYGGWGSPMEIAMLEALMAPYGVSVDQVEIVNIGSADFFTSVEKDVDFAWIYYGWTGIEAELRGVELNFILLQDEDPALDFYTPVIIVEESLIEKNPELIRRFLEGVSRGYEFAIQNPEEAAEILLEYVPELNRDLVIASQKYLAKQYKADAPRWGEMKQEVWKTYADWMYERNLLPKNIDPSKAFTNEFLPKE, encoded by the coding sequence ATGAAAAAAGGTATTATTTTAATAACAATTATGTCAGTTGTATTTGCTTTATTAACGGGCTGTAATTCCGTTTCTGAACAAACTGCTGAAACTGAATTGGAGAAGGTTACGGTTCTCTTAGATTGGGTACCCAATACGAACCACACGGGCCTGTATGTAGCCAAAGCCAAAGGTTTCTTTAAAGAACAGGGGCTGGAAGTGGAAATTATCCAACCTTCTGAAGGGGGAACGGCCCAGCTCATAGCTGCAGGTCAGGGAGACTTCGGCATAAGCTATCAGGAAGAGGTCACAAACGCTCGTGCTATGGACATACCGGTAGTAGCCGTTGCCGCAATAATTCAGCATAATACGTCGGGATTTGCCGCCCCTGTGGAAAAAGGGATTAAAACCCCTAAGGACTTCGCAGGGAAAAAATACGGGGGTTGGGGGTCTCCTATGGAAATCGCCATGCTGGAAGCATTGATGGCCCCTTATGGTGTCAGCGTAGATCAGGTAGAAATAGTTAACATAGGTTCTGCAGATTTCTTCACAAGCGTTGAAAAGGATGTGGATTTTGCATGGATCTATTACGGCTGGACGGGTATTGAAGCAGAACTCAGAGGAGTTGAATTGAATTTCATTCTCCTTCAGGATGAAGACCCGGCCCTTGATTTCTACACACCGGTCATTATAGTTGAGGAATCCCTTATTGAAAAAAATCCTGAACTTATTCGGCGTTTCCTCGAAGGTGTTTCCCGCGGTTATGAGTTTGCTATTCAAAATCCAGAAGAAGCTGCAGAAATCCTCCTGGAATATGTCCCTGAATTAAACAGAGACCTGGTTATAGCAAGCCAGAAATACCTGGCAAAACAGTATAAGGCCGATGCGCCGAGATGGGGCGAAATGAAACAGGAAGTCTGGAAGACATATGCCGACTGGATGTACGAAAGGAATCTCCTTCCTAAAAACATAGATCCGTCAAAAGCCTTTACAAACGAATTCCTTCCAAAGGAGTAA
- a CDS encoding ABC transporter permease, which translates to MKRLQNTADNAASLIFILLIILFWQWATVFWKIKPWILPPPSAIIKTIFTTYPIMLPHILATLKESIIGFILAIIVSFTIALIMDWFPIVKKTLYPLVITSQTIPIISVAPLFLVWFGYDILPKVLVVLLVCFFPILINLLDGLASVDRELLNLLKSMGASRFNIIRIVKLPAALPNLFSGLKISASYSIMGAVIGEWLGAKRGLGYYMVLSQRSFYVDRVFAAILVITILSLMVFKGVCFLERLLMPWQAIKGNEW; encoded by the coding sequence ATGAAAAGATTGCAAAATACGGCAGATAACGCAGCATCATTAATCTTTATACTCCTTATAATACTCTTTTGGCAGTGGGCAACAGTATTCTGGAAAATCAAGCCGTGGATTCTACCACCTCCCTCTGCCATTATCAAAACCATCTTTACAACTTATCCCATTATGCTCCCCCATATCTTGGCCACCTTAAAGGAATCAATCATAGGTTTTATCCTGGCTATTATTGTGTCCTTTACCATTGCCCTGATTATGGACTGGTTTCCGATAGTTAAGAAGACCCTTTATCCCCTGGTAATCACATCCCAGACCATACCTATTATTTCGGTAGCTCCCCTTTTTCTTGTATGGTTTGGTTACGATATTCTGCCGAAAGTCCTTGTAGTCCTGCTGGTCTGTTTTTTCCCCATTTTAATAAACCTTCTGGACGGCCTTGCTTCTGTAGACAGGGAGCTTTTGAACCTTTTGAAATCCATGGGGGCCAGCAGATTTAACATAATAAGGATAGTGAAACTTCCGGCAGCCCTCCCTAATTTATTCTCTGGTTTGAAGATTTCAGCATCTTACAGCATCATGGGCGCAGTAATCGGGGAATGGCTCGGAGCAAAAAGGGGATTGGGCTACTATATGGTCCTTTCACAGCGGTCCTTTTATGTAGACCGGGTATTCGCCGCAATCCTCGTCATTACCATATTGAGTTTGATGGTTTTTAAAGGGGTCTGTTTTCTTGAGAGGTTATTAATGCCATGGCAGGCAATTAAAGGAAATGAATGGTAA
- a CDS encoding thiamine-binding protein, translating into MSKVNLSLQVLPVVPEEEIYPVVDRVIEHIRKSGVTYIVGPMETTMEGELEELLKIVAEVQDICISAGSKRVISIVKIDYKPGGVSIDEKIAKYGR; encoded by the coding sequence TTGTCTAAAGTAAATTTGAGTCTCCAGGTGCTGCCGGTCGTCCCTGAAGAAGAAATCTATCCTGTAGTTGACAGGGTAATCGAACATATTAGAAAATCAGGTGTAACCTACATTGTGGGCCCTATGGAAACCACTATGGAAGGGGAACTTGAAGAGCTTCTAAAAATCGTTGCCGAGGTTCAGGACATATGCATTTCGGCTGGTTCAAAGCGGGTTATATCAATAGTTAAAATCGATTATAAACCGGGTGGTGTATCAATTGATGAAAAGATTGCAAAATACGGCAGATAA
- a CDS encoding IS110 family transposase yields MAQVIFAGIDVSAPKLDLVCIDEQGIQLASSRSFPNNLEGADTLVQVLNLIAHKFNVNILNIGLEATSVYGVYLRNFLIGTPQLKPYSVEVYEITPSLVAGFKKAFGSKLPKTDAIDAYIIAERMRFGHLTPYSQEASVTEPLRQLTRLRIHLIELLVAEQNRALNLLSLRFSNYKQGKPFSNTFGKASREVLKEFTPDEIVQMSVEELAEFIQPHGKNRFANAEEVASALKQAARRAYRLSPKMQQACEIALSLTLQNIEHLKRQIKNLDKVITRELRAIPQTLTTVKGFGDVSAAGIIAEISNIKRFKNEAALAQYAGLTWTRYQSGNFDAEERRLTKSGNRYLRYYLVMAANSLRVHNEEYRAYYQTKYQEVTKHQHKRALVLTARKLVRLVFALLSKGQIYKRTVMH; encoded by the coding sequence TTGGCACAGGTTATCTTTGCAGGCATCGATGTCAGCGCTCCCAAGTTGGACCTGGTATGTATCGATGAACAAGGGATTCAGTTGGCATCTTCTAGATCCTTTCCTAATAATCTTGAGGGCGCTGATACCTTAGTTCAAGTCCTGAATTTGATAGCTCATAAGTTTAATGTTAATATACTCAATATAGGCCTGGAAGCTACTTCTGTTTACGGTGTTTATCTTCGTAATTTCCTCATAGGCACTCCTCAGTTAAAGCCTTATTCTGTCGAGGTTTATGAGATAACCCCTTCTCTCGTAGCCGGCTTCAAAAAGGCGTTTGGTTCTAAGCTTCCTAAGACCGACGCTATAGATGCTTACATAATCGCAGAAAGGATGCGCTTCGGGCATCTTACACCCTACAGCCAGGAGGCCTCTGTTACCGAACCCCTGCGCCAGCTTACTCGGCTCCGCATCCACCTCATTGAGCTCTTGGTCGCAGAACAAAATCGAGCCCTGAATCTCCTTTCCCTGAGGTTCTCTAACTACAAGCAGGGCAAACCTTTCAGTAATACTTTCGGCAAGGCCTCTAGGGAAGTTTTGAAAGAATTTACACCTGACGAGATAGTCCAAATGTCCGTGGAAGAGCTGGCAGAGTTTATCCAGCCTCACGGAAAAAACAGATTCGCTAATGCCGAGGAAGTTGCCAGTGCCTTAAAGCAAGCCGCACGGCGGGCTTACCGCCTCAGCCCTAAAATGCAACAGGCCTGTGAGATAGCTCTCTCCTTAACTCTTCAAAATATTGAGCATCTCAAAAGACAGATTAAAAACCTCGATAAGGTCATCACACGAGAGCTTAGAGCTATACCTCAAACCCTGACTACAGTAAAGGGCTTCGGTGATGTGTCGGCTGCAGGCATAATCGCAGAAATAAGCAATATTAAGCGTTTTAAGAATGAAGCTGCTCTTGCCCAATACGCCGGCCTTACCTGGACCCGCTACCAGTCAGGTAACTTTGATGCTGAAGAGCGCCGCTTGACTAAAAGTGGAAATCGTTACCTTCGCTATTACTTGGTTATGGCAGCCAACTCGTTGCGGGTGCACAACGAGGAGTATAGGGCCTATTATCAGACCAAGTATCAAGAGGTAACCAAGCACCAGCATAAAAGAGCGCTGGTATTGACTGCCCGCAAACTGGTAAGACTGGTCTTTGCACTGCTGAGCAAAGGCCAAATCTATAAAAGGACGGTGATGCATTAA